Proteins encoded within one genomic window of Onychostoma macrolepis isolate SWU-2019 chromosome 11, ASM1243209v1, whole genome shotgun sequence:
- the rab7a gene encoding ras-related protein Rab-7a, which translates to MTSRKKVLLKVIILGDSGVGKTSLMNQYVNKKFSNQYKATIGADFLTKEVMVDDRLVTMQIWDTAGQERFQSLGVAFYRGADCCVLVFDVTAPNTFKTLDSWRDEFLIQASPRDPENFPFVVLGNKIDLENRQVTTKRAQAWCQSKNNIPYFETSAKEAINVEQAFQTIARNALKQETEVELYNEFPEPIKLDRNDRAKPSAETCSC; encoded by the exons ATGACATCAAGGAAGAAAGTTCTTCTGAAGGTGATCATTCTTGGAGACTCTGG GGTTGGGAAGACATCTCTGATGAACCAGTATGTGAATAAGAAGTTCAGTAATCAGTACAAAGCTACTATAGGAGCAGATTTCCTGACAAAAGAAGTGATGGTTGATGACCGACTTGTCACAATGCAG ATATGGGACACAGCAGGTCAAGAGCGGTTCCAGTCTCTGGGTGTGGCTTTCTACCGTGGTGCCGACTGCTGTGTGCTGGTGTTCGACGTCACTGCCCCAAACACCTTCAAGACACTGGACAGCTGGAGGGATGAGTTTCTCATCCAGGCCAGCCCGCGTGACCCAGAGAACTTCCCCTTTGTGGTGCTGGGCAACAAAATCGATCTGGAGAATAGGCAG GTAACAACCAAGCGGGCACAGGCTTGGTGTCAGAGTAAGAACAACATCCCGTATTTTGAGACCAGTGCAAAGGAGGCCATCAATGTAGAGCAGGCTTTCCAGACCATCGCGCGCAATGCACTCAAACAG gAAACCGAAGTGGAGTTATACAACGAGTTCCCTGAGCCAATTAAACTAGACCGGAACGATAGAGCCAAGCCATCAGCAGAGACTTGTAGCTGCTGA
- the hmces gene encoding LOW QUALITY PROTEIN: abasic site processing protein HMCES (The sequence of the model RefSeq protein was modified relative to this genomic sequence to represent the inferred CDS: inserted 1 base in 1 codon): protein MCGRTACTLAPNELSHAAHYRDRTGQPHRPRWKDGDADKYRPSYNKSPQSFSPVLLSNRHFNKDAPVDECVLAAMRWGLVPAWFRENDPSKMQYNTSNCRSESLLEKKSYKDPLLKGQRCVILADGFYEWRRTEKEKQPFFIYFPQSQGGQVPSQQNIQKTKSDQSLDQGESDQDDSNWTGWRLLTIAGLFDSWTPPCGGETLYTYTVITVDSCPNLQSIHDRMPAVLDGEDEVRRWLDFGEVKSLEAMKLLQPKSSLTFHPVSSLVNNXRNNSPECLQPVDPTVKKTVQPTASSKMMMSWLKTASPTKRKNPDEDTSAKAPEEKPAAEKQTKPAGPLQQWLLGSGSSKKPRT from the exons ATGTGTGGGAGAACAGCTTGCACTCTTGCGCCGAATGAGCTCAGTCATGCGGCTCACTATcgggacaggacaggacaacCACACAGGCCCCGATGGAAGGACGGAGACGCTGACAAATACCGGCCATCATACAACAAGAGTCCTCAGTCCTTCAGCCCTGTACTGCTGTCCAACAGACACTTCAACAAG GATGCCCCGGTGGATGAGTGTGTGTTGGCAGCGATGCGCTGGGGTCTCGTCCCGGCGTGGTTCAGAGAGAATGACCCCAGTAAGATGCAGTACAACACCTCTAACTGTCGCAGTGAGAGCCTGCTAGAAAAGAAGTCTTACAAG GATCCTCTTCTGAAAGGACAGCGCTGTGTCATTCTAGCCGATGGCTTCTATGAATGGAGGCGAACGGAGAAAGAGAAACAGCCTTTCTTCATTTACTTCCCTCAAAGCCAAGGAGGTCAAGTGCCTAGTCaacaaaatatacagaaaacaaaaagtGACCAAAGTTTGGACCAAGGAGAG AGTGATCAGGACGATAGTAACTGGACAGGGTGGCGTCTGCTGACAATAGCAGGGCTCTTTGACTCCTGGACTCCTCCTTGTGGTGGAGAGACGTTGTATACTTACACTGTTATTACTGTAGACTCCTGTCCGAATCTTCAAAGCATCCATGACAG GATGCCGGCTGTGCTGGACGGAGAGGATGAGGTAAGACGGTGGTTAGACTTTGGAGAAGTAAAGTCACTGGAAGCAATGAAATTACTGCAGCCAAAGTCCTCCTTAACCTTTCACCCCGTCTCCTCATTGGTCAACA TCCGCAACAACTCCCCAGAGTGTCTGCAGCCTGTAGACCCCACAGTTAAGAAG ACCGTTCAACCTACAGCCAGCAGTAAAATGATGATGAGCTGGCTGAAAACTGCCTCGCCCACTAAGAGGAAGAATCCTGATGAAGACACTTCAGCTAAAGCACCTGAAGAAAAGCCTGCAGCAGAGAAGCAAACCAAGCCGGCTGGGCCTCTCCAGCAGTGGCTGCTGGGATCGGGTTCCAGCAAGAAACCAAGAACTTGA
- the tada3l gene encoding transcriptional adapter 3 encodes MSELKDCPPLKYYDFKPVDHVKVCPRYTAVLSRSEDDGIGIEELDTLQLELETLLSSASRRLRALEEQRQILTDWQDKKGDKRFLKLGKDPDLAASSRHSKPKKQKLDGKGSHGPGPGPGRPKSKNIQTKVQDFEFEVDPQDIPRNPKNDAPNRFWASVEPYCADITNEEIRVLEELLKPPDDEAEYYKIPALGKHYSQRWAQEDLLEEQREGARANDKKKSMMGPLSELDAKDVDALLKKSESQHEPPEDGCPFGPLTQRLLQALVEENIISPMEDSPIPDIPGKDDGAGTSPRSQGKAFSVPHTRSLEARIREELVSQGLLDSDERQGVGGESEDEVLAELQKRQAELKALTAHNRSRKQELLKLAREEMRKQELRQRVRVADNEVMEAFRRIMAARQKKRTPTKKEKDQAWKALKERESILKLLDG; translated from the exons ATGAGTGAACTGAAGGACTGTCCCCCTCTGAAATACTATGACTTCAAACCTGTGGACCATGTGAAAGTGTGTCCACGCTACACAGCAGTACTCAGCCGCTCAGAAGACGATGGCATTGGCATTGAAGAGCTGGACACACTTCAGCTGGAGCTGGAAACACTCCTCTCCTCTGCGAGTCGACGTCTCAGGGCACTGGAAGAACAGAGACAG ATCCTTACAGACTGGCAGGACAAAAAAGGGGACAAAAGGTTTCTGAAATTAGGGAAGGATCCAGATCTGGCAGCTTCTTCTCGCCATTCTAAGCCCAAAAAACAGAAGCTTGATGGAAAAGGAAGTCATGGACCCGGACCTGGGCCAGGTAGACCGAAGTCTAAGAACATACAGACAAAGGTCCAGGACTTTGAATTTGAAGTCGACCCCCAAGATATACCCCGCAACCCTAAAAATGATGCTCCCAACAG ATTCTGGGCCTCAGTGGAGCCTTACTGTGCAGACATCACAAATGAAGAGATCAGAGTTCTGGAAGAGCTTCTCAAACCCCCTGATGATGAAGCTGAATACTACAAG ATCCCAGCCCTTGGAAAGCACTATTCCCAACGCTGGGCTCAAGAGGACCTGTTGGAGGAGCAAAGAGAGGGGGCGAGAGCCAACGACAAGAAAAAAAGCATGATGGGTCCTCTTTCTGAACTGGATGCTAAAG ATGTAGATGCCCTACTGAAGAAATCAGAGTCTCAGCATGAACCCCCAGAGGATGGCTGTCCTTTTGGCCCTCTTACTCAGCGGCTTCTACAAGCACTTGTTGAG GAAAACATCATATCCCCTATGGAGGATTCCCCCATTCCAGACATTCCAGGGAAGGATGATGGGGCTGGTACATCGCCCCGTAGCCAGGGTAAAGCCTTCAG TGTGCCTCACACACGCTCTCTGGAGGCTCGTATAAGAGAGGAGCTGGTGTCTCAGGGGCTGCTGGACTCTGATGAGAGGCAAGGTGTCGGAGGAGAGTCTGAAGATGAGGTGCTGGCCGAGCTGCAGAAAAGACAGGCTGAACTCAAAGCGCTAACCGCACACAACCGCTCGCGCAAGCAGGAGCTGCTCAA GTTGGCACGGGAAGAAATGCGAAAACAGGAGCTTCGACAGCGGGTTCGAGTGGCTGATAATGAGGTTATGGAGGCATTCCGTCGCATCATGGCAGCCAGGCAAAAGAAACGCACTCCAACGAAAAAAGAGAAAGATCAGGCTTGGAAAGctttgaaagagagagaaagtatTCTCAAACTCTTAGATGGATAA
- the arpc4l gene encoding actin related protein 2/3 complex, subunit 4, like isoform X2 encodes MTATLRPYLNAVRATLQAALCLENFSSQVVERHNKPEVEVRSSKELLLQPVVISRNEKEKVLIEGSINSVRVSIAVKQADEIEKILCHKFMRFMMMRAENFFILRRKPVEGYDISFLITNFHTEQMYKHKLVDFVIHFMEEIDKEISEMKLSVNARARIVAEEFLKNF; translated from the exons ATG ACGGCAACATTGCGACCCTATCTGAATGCGGTGCGCGCCACTCTTCAAGCAGCCCTGTGTCTGGAGAACTTCTCCTCTCAGGTGGTGGAGAGACACAACAAGCCTGAGGTGGAAGTTAG GAGCAGCAAAGAGCTTCTTTTGCAGCCTGTGGTCATAAGCCGCAATGAGAAGGAGAAGGTCCTGATTGAGGGGTCCATAAACTCAGTGAGAGTCAGCATCGCTGTCAAACAG GCTGATGAGATTGAGAAGATCCTGTGCCATAAATTTATGAGGTTCATGATGATGCGAGCAGAGAACTTTTTCATCCTGCGGAGGAAACCTGTTGAG GGCTATGACATCAGCTTCCTCATTACCAACTTCCACACGGAACAGATGTACAAACACAAGCTGGTGGACTTTGTTATCCATTTCATGGAGGAGATCGACAAGGAGATCAGCGAGATGAAGCTGTCAGTCAATGCTCGGGCCCGAATTGTCGCAGAGGAATTCCTCAAGAAT ttctgA
- the arpc4l gene encoding actin related protein 2/3 complex, subunit 4, like isoform X1 gives MAKHKAALPPTDNHVSTATLRPYLNAVRATLQAALCLENFSSQVVERHNKPEVEVRSSKELLLQPVVISRNEKEKVLIEGSINSVRVSIAVKQADEIEKILCHKFMRFMMMRAENFFILRRKPVEGYDISFLITNFHTEQMYKHKLVDFVIHFMEEIDKEISEMKLSVNARARIVAEEFLKNF, from the exons ATGGCCAAACACAAAGCTGCTCTTCCACCCACTGACAATCACGTTTCT ACGGCAACATTGCGACCCTATCTGAATGCGGTGCGCGCCACTCTTCAAGCAGCCCTGTGTCTGGAGAACTTCTCCTCTCAGGTGGTGGAGAGACACAACAAGCCTGAGGTGGAAGTTAG GAGCAGCAAAGAGCTTCTTTTGCAGCCTGTGGTCATAAGCCGCAATGAGAAGGAGAAGGTCCTGATTGAGGGGTCCATAAACTCAGTGAGAGTCAGCATCGCTGTCAAACAG GCTGATGAGATTGAGAAGATCCTGTGCCATAAATTTATGAGGTTCATGATGATGCGAGCAGAGAACTTTTTCATCCTGCGGAGGAAACCTGTTGAG GGCTATGACATCAGCTTCCTCATTACCAACTTCCACACGGAACAGATGTACAAACACAAGCTGGTGGACTTTGTTATCCATTTCATGGAGGAGATCGACAAGGAGATCAGCGAGATGAAGCTGTCAGTCAATGCTCGGGCCCGAATTGTCGCAGAGGAATTCCTCAAGAAT ttctgA